TCAGTTATTACATGTTGCCCGCCTCTTTGCCCAATCCACCAGCCATGACCCACTTTCCCCAGAATCAGTATCTGTCTTCTGATCCGCGGTACCAGAATCCACAACCAACATCATCTCAGGTAACCATGTCCCCGCCTGTACAACAGTTTTCTCAGTATCAGCAGCAGCCACAGCAACAGCATTGGCCTCAACAATCACCTCAGGAGGTTGCACCTCCGCAACCACCCTCAATGCAGTTTCAAATGAGACCCTCATCAACTAATACTTACACTCCATATCCTACAAGCCAAGCTGCAAATCCACCTCCCAAAGAAACACTGCCTAATAGCTTGCCAATGCAAATGCAATATTCAGGGATTCCACCCTCAGGATCCGGCCGCGGTGCTGCCACGCCTTATGGATATAATGGCACCGGTAGGAGTACAGTTGCACAGCAACCTCCGCCCCAGCAAATCAAGAGCTCTTTTCCAGCACAACCAGGGGATATGTATGGAACCCATGCCACGCCTCCTCCTGCTAGTTCATACATGACGTATGATTCTGACGGTGGCAGAGCACATTATACAGCCCAACATTCTTCTCATTATGCTCAAGCTGGATACCCTCCCACAAGTGCTTCCCTTCAGAACCCTGCACCCCATAATCTCATGGTCCGGAATCCTAGCCAGCCGCCGCAATTCACACGGAGCCATCCCTACAATGATCTGATTGAAAAGTTGGTGAACATGGGATTCAGAGGCGATCATGTAGGAAGTGTTATCCAGAGGATGGAGGAAACAGGGCAGCCTGTAGATTTTAACTCGTTACTTGACCGTTTGAATGTACTTAGTTCAGTAGGTCCCCAGAGGGGATGGTAAGGTAAGGGTAAAGAACTTATACTGCTTGTACCCTTTGAACAATATGCTTTTCGGCATGTCGGGTTTGAACGATGTTGTCCAGCATGTCCTGTAGGAATATTTTTGTCCAGGACCTGGATGTtcagttcaaagttcaaaccctCTAATCAATGCGTGTTTTAGTATGCATGGAATAAacgttttgttttttgtttttgtttgaaaCTATCCATGGAATAAACATTGATGTAATGTGGATGGTGTTATAGTATACTCCTTATTTTAGATATGAGGATGATTTATGTAAGATTTATATTTGCTTTGCCGTTGTGGACTCGAGAATCACATATGAGATGGTAAAAGTTACTATTTCCAGCTTCAAAAAGTCACATCAAATCAAGATTCtatacttttttttcttaacaaatAAGCTTATTTTGGAGGAGCTTTATCCAACATCCTCTTATCAACAAATGTGAACTTTTACCAGTTGGATTAAAATGTGTTAACAAGTAGGTTTGGGATCATATTAAAGCTggtgatatttttttttcttaaaatcttTGAAAGTATCAAAATCCAGGTCTTTGTTAGTATTTGGGGACATGCTCACATGCCTTTGTGTCTTTTCTTTTGGTCATTAACTCATTATGCATTTATATCTTTACCCACACTTCTGAGAAGATAAATCTCACAGTATAGTAGTTTTGTTTTGTGGTCTTCTCATAATAGTACACGAGTTGAAAGATGTATTGATCTAACTGGAAAGAATTGAAGTTCCTTAAGCATATTCCTAATTTGGATCCTTGGTTACATTTAAATGCAAAATCATTGTTTAGTTACATTAGTCTCTCATTGAACCACAAAATAAATAAAGCTAGCATTTAGCATGTGAGAGTATACGTTAATTCATACGAGTTCTATTAAATTTGAAGTGTGATCCAAACTTTTAATGGATCTCACATAaatttcaatcaatcaataaaaGAGTGTTGAAAAGAGAGTACTAAAACGAGTTTTGCTTGCTACTAGCATTTTACATGAGAGTATACATTGTAAAATTGGGATTGAATATTTGAATGTGAGatgagataaaataaaaataagtaaaagtaaaaataaaattcaacgTGTTAAGTAACGcgccttttcttcttcatctgtcTGATTTCGCGCGGTGACCGTTACACACAAGCTAGCAAGACCAGTTCTCATTCTCTGTCTCTACGACTGTGTCTGTAACTGTAAGCAACCAATGACACCATGCCCACCACTCGTCGTGACGACGGCGTCGAACCATACAACATCAtccccctccaccaccactcctCCGACCACCCATCCCTCCGTTTCCCGGAAGTCCGCGCCGCCTCCTCCGCCCTCCTCTCCGTCTCCGACCTCCGTCCTCCCCCTTCCCACCGATGGCGCCCTTCCACCATGGACCTCCTCGACTGGCTCTCCCTCTTCTTCGGCTTCCAAATCGACAACGTCCGCAACCAACGCGAGCATCTCGTCCTCCACCTCGCCAACGCCCAGATGCGCCTCTCCCCTCCCCCCGACACTCTCGACTCCCTCGAcccctccgtcctccgctcctTCCGCCGCACCCTCCTCCGCAACTACACCTCCTGGTGCTCTTACCTCCATAAGAAACCCTCCCTCCTCCTCTCCGACCGCCCCCACCCCTCCGACCTCCGCCGCGAGCTTCTCTACGTTTCCCTCTACCTCCTCATCTGGGGCGAGGCCGCCAACCTCCGCTTCCTCCCAGAATGTATCTGCTACATCTTCCACCACATGGCCAGAGACCTCAACCGCATTCTCCAGCAAAACGACGACTTCCTCCCGTCGTTTCACGCCGAAAATGGCTTCCTCGAGTGCGTCGTGAAACCAATTTACGATCTAATCAGATCCGAGGCTGAGAACAGTAGCAGAAACGGAACCGCACCGCATTCATGGTGGCGAAACTACGATGACCTAAACGAGTATTTCTGGAACAGGAAGTGCTTTGAGAAGCTCAAATGGCCTATTCATGTTGGGGGTAACTTCTTTCTCGGAGCAGGGAAAACTGGGTTTGTTGAGCAAAGATCATTCTGGAACCTGTTTCGAAGTTTCGATAGGTTGTGGGTGATGCTGATTTTGTTCCTTCAAGCTGCTGTTATTGTTGCTTGGAAGGATAGGGCTTACCCTTGGCATGTTTTGGATGATCGTGATGTGCAGGTTCGAATCTTGAGCATTTTCATCACCTGGGGTGCTCTCAGGTTTCTGCAATCTTTGCTTGATTTAACCATGCAGCGCGCGTTGGTTTCGAGGCTAACGAAGCGCCTAGCGCTGAGGATGATGCTCAAAACCGTAGTGGCCGCTGCGTGGATTGTGGTTTTCGCGGTGGTTTATTGGAGGGTTTGGTCCCAGAGAAGCCATGATAGGAAGTGGTCTGCTGAAGCTAATAAGCGATTGGTGCTTTTTCTTGagattgctttggttttcattgCTCCGGAGCTTCTTGCTTTGGTACTTTTTGTGCTTCCTtgggttagaaattttattgaGAGGGTGGATTGGAGGATTTTCTCCTTCTTGACATGGTGGTTTCAAGGTAAAGCTTATGTGGGTCGTGGGCTGAGGGAAGGTCTTTTGGACAACATTAAGTACACCTTGTTCTGGGTTGTGGTGTTGGCTTCAAAATTTTCCTTCAGTTACTTTTTACAGATTCAAC
This portion of the Lotus japonicus ecotype B-129 chromosome 3, LjGifu_v1.2 genome encodes:
- the LOC130746796 gene encoding uncharacterized protein LOC130746796, whose amino-acid sequence is MASGPSGLSNCSSKGFDFRSDDVLCSYEDFTEQDSSNGNNIDPSKDFHISRMTKAAALPATAYGSPEGSLGQDVIATVEKSIKTYSDNLMRFLEGIGSRLSQLELYCYNLDKSIGEMRSDLNSDHEEADSKLKSIEKHVQEVHRSVQILKDKQELADAQKELAKLQLVQKESSPSRRQSYEGRSSPSATDQKRTDNASDTNNQQLALALPHQVAFQHQPVTAPSQAPASNVTQATQQLSYYMLPASLPNPPAMTHFPQNQYLSSDPRYQNPQPTSSQVTMSPPVQQFSQYQQQPQQQHWPQQSPQEVAPPQPPSMQFQMRPSSTNTYTPYPTSQAANPPPKETLPNSLPMQMQYSGIPPSGSGRGAATPYGYNGTGRSTVAQQPPPQQIKSSFPAQPGDMYGTHATPPPASSYMTYDSDGGRAHYTAQHSSHYAQAGYPPTSASLQNPAPHNLMVRNPSQPPQFTRSHPYNDLIEKLVNMGFRGDHVGSVIQRMEETGQPVDFNSLLDRLNVLSSVGPQRGW